DNA sequence from the Butyricimonas faecalis genome:
AATGTTCCGGTAACCTTATAGTATTTTTGTTCAACGAAATGATTAATCTCCCGTTCCCGTTCAACAATGAGTTTTACGGCAACGGATTGAACCCGTCCGGCAGATAAGGAAGGTTTCACTTTTTTCCACAAAACCGGCGATACTTCGAATCCGACCAAGCGATCAAGAACCCGTCGGGCTTGCTGGGCATCCACGAGGTTTTTGTCAATATCCCGTGGATTATTGATGGCGTGTAAAATAGCATCTTTCGTGATCTCGTGAAAAACGATCCGTTTCGTATTCTCTTTTTTCAATCCTAAAACTTCGAACAAGTGCCAAGCGATGGCTTCTCCCTCGCGGTCCTCATCGGATGCTAACCACACGGTCTTGGCTTCCTTGGCTAGTTGTTTTAGTTCTTTTACAATCGCTTTCTTGTCGGGGGATATTTCATATTTTGGTTGGAAATTATGTTCTATATCAATCCCCAAGTCTTTTTTTTCAAGATCCCGGATATGCCCGAAGCTAGATTTTACGACATAATTCTCTCCTAAAAAACGTTCAATAGTCTTGGCTTTAGCCGGAGACTCGACAATTACTAAATTCTCAATCATATACGATTTCCTTTTACATTTCCGTTTCCTTCCGAAACGGATTTGTCGCTTTTCTTAAGCTGTTCGTCCTAAAATTAGGGTGCAAACTTACGTAAAACAATTGAAAATGAAAAACTCTACCCGTTTTTTAGTAAAAACTCTCTCCAAAATAGAGCATGTGACAAAATTCGTTCTTTGCATAAAACTCCTCTGGCAGCGAAGCTGACAGAGGAGGAATTGGTATTTCTCACCAAAGACAGTGAGTATTTCAACTCTCCCTCTGTTTATAGAGGGAGTACCCCGAAGGGGGAGGGAGTTTGAATTTAGAATTTTGACCCTCGTATAAGATTATAAATTTGGGAAAACCTATTTCTTCGTGTTTGCTTGCATTATTTTTTCCCAGCGGGCTTTTTGCGTGTCATTTGCTTTTGCCAATGCACCGGATAAATAGTAAGCAATCATTTGAGAATTTTGTCCCAATTTCGGAAGTTCTTTCTCGCAACTTGTCAAGATCTTATCAATATTTTCGGTTTTCACGGCTTTTGCAATGGCTAAAGATGCTAATAAAGTCTTCTCGTTTGATAGCTTCAGGGCTTTCACTTCCCGTCCGATAGCGTCCAGGCGTTTTGCATCGGTATTTTGACCGCGTCCGGCGATAACCATTAATATTTCACGGAAAAGACCTTCACTTAAACGATTGTCAACTTTCTCTTTTCCAATAACGTCATTGAATTTGCTCCGGTTGGCAGTCAGGAATTTTGCCGCTTCTGAATCTTTGGGGCTTAATTCACTGTTGCCGAAAATGAACCAGTAATCTTCTGATAACTTTTCTTCATCAGTAGAAATTTTCAACAATTCATCCACGATAGCTTTTGCATTCGGATCATAATTCGCTACCATCGCTTTTGCGTATTGTGATAAAAACGCTTTATCTCTATTGCCACTATTGTATTTTGCATCTAAAGCTCCTAAAGCCTTGTTGTCATCGAAAGACTCTTTTACTCTTTCGATAAATTGTTCGCCTTCACCTCCACCGACAAGTTTATGACGGATCGTTCCATCGGGATTTACAATTACGAAAGTAGGGTAGGCACGAACACCGAATTTTTTTGCTAACTCGGGACCTTCTCCTTTTTCCATATCATATTTCAAGCAAATGAAGTTTTGATTTAGGAAATCACCCACGTTTTCTTGTTTGAATACAGTTTCTGACATATACTTGCAAGGGCCGCACCAGGTCGTGTAGCAATCAATGAAAAGTTTACGTCTTTGTTGTTTAGCCATTTTTAAGGCATCTTCATAGCTTAATTCATAGAAATATACACCAACATGTGCTGCTACTTTGAATTTTTCAAAGAAGTTTGTCATGTAAGCTTTCCCATTTTCCGGGCAATTGGCAATGAATTTGTCACCTAATGCAACGATACGACCGGCTTCCGCTTTGTTCACCTTGGAACTAATCGATCCTAAGGCGTTTACGATAGACCATGGGTCTTCGCCCTTGGCATCTGTTGCCTGTTCTGCGAGAGAAATAATTTTATCCACGTTCTGGTCAATCGTGGCTTGAGCCAATTCGATATTGCTCATCAATTGATCTTTATTTTCCAACTCGATATTGGCTAATTCTTGGCTAATTTGCTCCAGTGTTTGGGCGGGGGATTTTGCGTTACGGCGCGTGGTATTATCAATAGCTCGTTTATAATTATTATAGAGGTAAGCATTTACTTTTTCTTTGCCGATATTTTTATTGAATGCAGCTATATTGTTGATGACAAGTTTGAAATTATCAGAACCGTAAGGGCTTTCTTCGAGAATAGGCCAGAATTCTTTTTTCATTTTGTCCTTATCTTTCAATATCTTATTCAGCTCTTCACCTACTTTTTCGCTTTTTGCTTGTTCATAAGCATCGTTCAAGGCGATCTGGTAAGCCACGAGCTGTTTCTTGTTCATTTTTCCTTTCTCGTACAATTTGTTCAAATAATCGAGAGAAGTTTTTTCGTTCAGTCCTTTTTCAACTCTCGCGATGAAGCCTTCCAGATCTCCACCTCCAACTACTTTGTGTTGTACCGATCCATCTGGGCGTAGAATTAAGAATGTCGGATAAGCTCTGACGCCAAATCTTTTTGCCAATTCGGGGCCTTCTCCTTTTTCCATGTCAAATTTCACGCAAACAAATTTGGGATTGAAAAATTCTCCGGCTTTTTCTTGCGGGAAAATAGTTTCTGTCATATACTTGCAGGGACCACACCATGTGGTATAACAATCCATAAAAATGAGTTTGTTCTCTGCTTTGGCTTTGGCCAATGCTTCATCAAACGTGATATGCTCAAAATTCACACCTCCTTGACAGAATGCTGTGAAACTAAGCATCAAAAATGCAACAATTGAAATAAAACTTTTCATAAATTCAACAATTAATTATAGATAAATAATGTTGCAAGGTAGGAAAGAATGTCGGACTCTATTATTTGCTTGTTGATATTAACTTATTTTTAAAACAAAAGAGGTTTGAAAGCCTCTTTTTGGTAGTTATTGTAACATTTTTTATAATTATCAGATCATTTCTTCGATGCAAAAAATTTCCGGTGGAAAAGCAATAGAATAAACACACCTATGGTAATATAGGAGTCAGCCAGGTTAAATACCGGTCGGAAGAACACGAAGAAATCACCTCCCCAGATGGGAATCCATTGAGGCAGAAAACCTTCGTAAAGCGGGAAGTAGAGCATATCAACCACCTTCCCGTGCAGGAACGAGGAATATCCTCCCCCGTGAGGGAACAGGGTTGCCACCTGTGAATAACTGTCGCTGAAAATCATCCCGTAGAAAGCGCTGTCGATGATGTTGCCCACGGCCCCGCAGAAGATTAACCCGAAAGAGAGGATTACTCCCATGGGAGCTTTTTCTTTAATGAGGCGTCCCAAGTACCAAGCGATACCCACCACGGCAACCAAGCGGAATACACTTAAAACGGTTTTTCCCCACTTGCCACCCCCGAGTTCCATCCCGAAGGCCATCCCGTTGTTTTCAATAAAATGAATTTTGAACCAGTTCCCGAAGACACTGAATTCATCCCCGATCATCATGTGGGTCTTGATCCAGATTTTAACGACTTGATCAATGACTAATAGGGCGATAATAAAAATAATAAGTTTTTTCCGCGTACTCATTTGTATAATAAAATTTTAAAGCGACTCTTAATCGCTTTTACGATTAAGAGTCTTGTCCCATTTTAGCGTCCATACTCAATGTTGCATGAGGTACGGCACGTAATCTTTCTTTCGAGATCAGTTTTCCCGTAACCCGGCAGATCCCGTAGGTCTTATTTTCAATTCGTACTAGTGCAGCTTCCAGGTGGGCAATAAACTTTGCCTGCCTTTGGGCTAATCGACCGGCTTCCTCTTTGGAAAGAACAGAGGCTCCCTCCTCCAATACTTTAAACGTGGGCGACGTGTCGGCGATATCATTTCCATCGCTACCGGAGATCGAAGCTTTCAGCACCTCGTAATCCCTTTTCGCCTTTTCGAGCTTTTCAAGAATCAATTCTTTGAATTCTTGCAACTCTTCATCCGAATATCTAGTCTTCTCGGCCATAGTTGTAAAGTTTTTGTCTAAGTTAATAAAAAATCCGTCACGTAATCTTTCCCGTGGAAAAATATCCACTTTTACTCGCGGTAAGAGGGATAGGTTACATTTTCTGGATTTTAATAAACGTTTGTATGTCGTCGATTTCGATGGGTTGAGCACCGTCCTCGGCTTTATCGATCAACGTAACGTTCTCTGCCAGAACTTGGCTGGCGATGTACGCCTTGAAATTCTCGACCGCTTCGTTAATCTCTTTATGTTTCCCGATGTAAAGATCGATTTTGTCCGTCACGTTGAAATCACTCTCTTTCCTCAAATTTTGGATTCGGTTAATCAACTCCCGGGCAATACCTTCTTCACGTAACTCTTTCGTGATGTTGATGTCCAAGGCAACCGTGAGACGTCCCTCGTTGGCCACTAACCAGCCCGGGATATCCTCCGACAGGATTTCCACGTCTTCCAGCGTCAATTCCAGCGTCTCTGTTCCCACTTCCAGGGAATAAGTTCCTTGTTTCTCGAAATTGTAAATATCATTTTGGTTCATTTCTGCCACGAGAGCGGAAATCTGTTTCATGTACTTACCGTATTTCGGTCCCAGCGTCTTGAAGTTCGGCTTGATTTTCTTCACAAGGATACCTGCCGTGTCGGTGATATACTCGATCTCCTTCACGTTGACTTCCGACAGGATGATATTCTTCACGGCATCCAATTGCGTCGTCATCTCGTCATTCAGGATCGGGATCAACAACTTGCTCAGCGGTTGTCTTACCCGGATCTGAACTTTACGTCTCAATCCAAGTACCATGGAAGATATTTGTTGAGCCATGTTCATCCGTTCCTCCAGTTGCTTATCGATCATGGAATCGTCAGCCACCGGGAAATCTACTAGGTGAACGTCCGTCGTGTATCGTCCCGTCACCTTGTTCAAGTCCGTGAACAGGCGATCCATGTAGAACGGTGCGATGGGTGAGGACAAGATAGCCACGGTCTCCAAACAAGTGTATAACGTTTGGTAAGCCGACAATTTATCGGTGGTTTGCTCGCCACCCCAGTAACGTTTACGGGAGAGACGCACGTACCAGTTCGACAGGTTTTCGATCACGAAATCCTGTATAGCCCGTCCGGCCCGCGTCGGTTCGTATTTCTCGTAAGCCTCGGTTACCTCCTTGATCAAACTATTCAATAGAGAAAGTATCCAACGATCGATTTCCGGTCTCTCGTTAAACGGAACTTCTGCCTCTGCATACGTGAACTTATCGATATTAGCGTACAAGGCAAAGAAACTGTACGTGTTATACAATGTCCCGAAGAACTTGCGTTTTACTTCTTCCACCCCGGCAATGTCGAATTTCAAGTTATCCCACGGCTGGGAGTTCGTGATCATGTACCAACGCAAAGGATCGGATCCCTGTTTCTCGATCGTGTCGAAAGGATCAACGGCATTACCTAGGCGTTTGGACATCTTGTTTCCCTTGGCATCCAGTACCAGTCCGTTGGAGATGATATTCTTGAATGCCACGGAATCGAACACCATGGTCGCGATAGCGTGTAGCGTGAAGAACCAACCGCGTGTCTGGTCCACCCCTTCGGCGATAAAGTCAGCCGGGAAATGTATCCGGTTATCGATCAGCTCTTTATTCTCGAACGGGTAATGTACCTGCGCGTAAGGCATGGCTCCCGAATCGAACCACACGTCGATCAAATCTTTCTCCCGGTACATCGGTTGTCCGGTGGGAGAAACCAGTATAATGTCGTCCACGTACGGGCGGTGCAGGTCGATTTTCTCGTAATTCTCTTTCGAGTAGTCTCCCACTTTGAAATCCTTGAAGGGATTCTCCTTCATGATTCCGGCTTGTATCGCTTTTTCTATTTCCTCAACTAATTCTTTGACCGAACCGATGCATTTTTTCTCTGTCCCGTCTTCGCTAACCCATATCGGTAGGGGGGTACCCCAATAGCGGGAACGCGACAGGTTCCAATCCACCAGGTTCTCCAACCATTTCCCGAAACGGCCTTCGCCCGTGCTGGCGGGTTTCCAGTTGATGGTCTTGTTCAACTCGATCATGCGATCCCGAACGGCTGTCGTTTTGATGAACCAAGAATCTAACGGGTAATAAAGTACCGGTTTGTCGGTTCTCCAGCAATGCGGGTAATTATGCTCGTGTTTCTCGACCTTGAACGCTTTGTTCTCCCGTTTCAGCAGGATACTCAAATCGATGTCAAGGGTCGTGTCGTTTTCAGTTAAATTCGGGTCATAAGCATTCTTCACGAATCGTCCGGCGAACTCGCTGTACAAATCCGTGTTGACATGGTTTTTCAAGTATTCCGGGTCAATGTCTTCGATCCGGAACAAGCGTCCCCGTTTGTCCACCATGGGTTGTTTGCTCCCTTCCTTGTCAATTAATTGCAAGGGGGCTATGCCGGCCATTTTGGCCACCCGGTCGTCATCGGCTCCGAAAGTCGGGGCGATATGCACGATGCCGGTACCGTCTTCCGTGGTCACGTAATCGCCGAGGATCACGCGGAACGCGTCACCCATGGGTTGCATCCACGGTAGAAGTTGTTCGTAGCGCATGCCTTCCAGTTCCGGTCCCTTGTATTCGGCCACGATCTGGTAAGGGATCAGTTTATCCCCTTCCTTGTAATCTTCCAAGGCAATACCTTCCGCTTTTTTGTTGAAATACGCGCTGAAGCGATCCTTCGCCATGATAATGGTTACCGGACGGAACGTATAAGGGTTATAAGTTTTCACCTCCAGGTACGTGATGTTCGGTCCCACGGCCAATGCCGTGTTGGAAGGTAACGTCCAGGGGGTGGTTGTCCACGCGGTGAAATATACTTCGTCGCTGAAAGCGAATAATTTTTCCGATTTTTCGTCCCGGATCACTTTGAATAGAGCCACGCATGTCGTGTCCTTCACATCCCGGTAGCATCCCGGTTGGTTCAACTCGTGCGTGCTTAATCCTGTTCCGGCAGCCGGGGAATAGGGTTGTATCGTGTAGCCCTTGTACAGGAATCCTTTCTCGTACAATTGTTTCAACAGATACCACAAAGTTTCGATGTAACGGTTGTCGTAGGTGATGTACGGGTTGCTCATGTCTACCCAATACCCCATCTTGTTCGTCAAATCTTCCCACTCGCGGGTGAACTTCATGACGTCGGAACGGCATTCTTTGTTGTAGTCGGCCACGGAAATCGTTTTCCCTATGTTTTCTTTCGTGATGCCGAGTTTCTTTTCTACACCCAATTCAACGGGTAACCCGTGTGTATCCCAACCTGCTTTTCGCTCAACGAGAAATCCTTGTAACGTTTTGTATCTGCAAATAATATCTTTAATCGTTCTGGCCATTACGTGGTGAATACCTGGCATCCCGTTTGCCGAAGGGGGACCTTCGAAAAAGACAAACGAGGGGTGCCCCTCTCTATTCTTCAAGCTCTGCTCGAAGGTATTGTTTGATTCCCACTCTTTCAAGACATCCTTGTTTACCTGAGAGAGATCCAAACCTTTGTACTCTTGGAATTTTTTGTCCATCGTGATTCCTGATTTTAAGATATTACTTATTTGCACATTTAAAAAATCAAGTTGCAAATATACCATTTATTTGTGAAACTGGAAATCCTCTCCTTTTTTTCATACATTCATTCTTTGGGAGGATCATATATGGCGTTTATAAGAGGTCGTTTAGAGTTCATTCTCTTTTCTTTAATCGCTTCAAAATTACTAGTATTGCAATACAGGAGCAATTGCGGATAGAAAATAATTAGTGTCCTATTAAATCCCTAATAGAACGCTATTCCGTATAGCGTTTTAATAGCGTTCTAATAGCGTTCTAATAGCGCTTTACATGGTAGCGGTCCGCTATTGGTCATGTTGTAATAATGAATCGCGGTATTTAATTTTTAGGACGTGGGATGTAAAACCGCCTAATAACCAGAGGGGCTGTTTAACAAGTCTTATTCCTATCAACAAGCTACCCCTCCAACTCCCCTTGCACAGGGGGAGGGTTGATTACCAAGCGGTTCCCCCTCCTGTGCAAGGAGGGGGTAATTGTTTTTTTTGAACGGAACTATGGAATTTGTGGCTGGCCTTCCGGTAAAACTTGGAAAATGAGTGTAGGTAGCTGTTGTTTTGTGTTCTGTCCGATCTGGATGAGCGGTTTGAAATAATCCGGGTATTTTTTGACCATGGGGTACACGGTGACATACCCGTGACGGAACCAACGGTCGATGATCACGTGCGAAATTTTTTGCTTTTGGAATCGGTTGAACAGGTCCTCCGGTTCGGCATACTGGGGAAAGGAGGTCGATTTTCTACCGCCCGAGAAGAGGTAAAAAAGTTCCGGTTTCCGACAGGCGATGCGCGCTTCTTCGGGAAGATTCTTTTTACACCAGTTGATGGCATAAATGTACTCCACGAAAGCGGCGTCGGCGATTTTTTCATTCCATTGCTTGTAGGTTGCAAAATTTTGTTGCGGTTGCAAGGCTTTTGAATAGTGTGGGAACATGAAAAATAGGAGGAACACGATCAGTCCACCCGCGGGAATTGCATGTCGGTATTTGGTAAGAGAAAGTTTTTTGGTGATGATGTTCATTATTTCGAGACAGCCGTTTAGGAACAGGAATATGAAAAGGGGTATGATCCCGATAAAGTAGCGGTGTCCGGCGTATTGTTCCGGCCAAATCATGAGTACGGCCATCGTGATGCCGATGTACATGAACAGGAGTAATTGCATTCTTTTTAACGCGATCAACCCGAGCAGGACGATGATTAGGATGCCAATGCCTTCGATAAGTTCGGAGGTGGTTACTTTTTTGTCGAACCCGGGATCATCGGAGATAATCGCCGTGGGTATCCATTTGCCCACGTAGCTGATCAGGTTGTTCTCGATACGTTCGGTCCAGTCCGAGAAGGTGGTCATGGTTTCGCCTTTGGGTTTCTTTTT
Encoded proteins:
- a CDS encoding thioredoxin family protein; translation: MKSFISIVAFLMLSFTAFCQGGVNFEHITFDEALAKAKAENKLIFMDCYTTWCGPCKYMTETIFPQEKAGEFFNPKFVCVKFDMEKGEGPELAKRFGVRAYPTFLILRPDGSVQHKVVGGGDLEGFIARVEKGLNEKTSLDYLNKLYEKGKMNKKQLVAYQIALNDAYEQAKSEKVGEELNKILKDKDKMKKEFWPILEESPYGSDNFKLVINNIAAFNKNIGKEKVNAYLYNNYKRAIDNTTRRNAKSPAQTLEQISQELANIELENKDQLMSNIELAQATIDQNVDKIISLAEQATDAKGEDPWSIVNALGSISSKVNKAEAGRIVALGDKFIANCPENGKAYMTNFFEKFKVAAHVGVYFYELSYEDALKMAKQQRRKLFIDCYTTWCGPCKYMSETVFKQENVGDFLNQNFICLKYDMEKGEGPELAKKFGVRAYPTFVIVNPDGTIRHKLVGGGEGEQFIERVKESFDDNKALGALDAKYNSGNRDKAFLSQYAKAMVANYDPNAKAIVDELLKISTDEEKLSEDYWFIFGNSELSPKDSEAAKFLTANRSKFNDVIGKEKVDNRLSEGLFREILMVIAGRGQNTDAKRLDAIGREVKALKLSNEKTLLASLAIAKAVKTENIDKILTSCEKELPKLGQNSQMIAYYLSGALAKANDTQKARWEKIMQANTKK
- a CDS encoding lipoprotein signal peptidase; translation: MSTRKKLIIFIIALLVIDQVVKIWIKTHMMIGDEFSVFGNWFKIHFIENNGMAFGMELGGGKWGKTVLSVFRLVAVVGIAWYLGRLIKEKAPMGVILSFGLIFCGAVGNIIDSAFYGMIFSDSYSQVATLFPHGGGYSSFLHGKVVDMLYFPLYEGFLPQWIPIWGGDFFVFFRPVFNLADSYITIGVFILLLFHRKFFASKK
- a CDS encoding TraR/DksA family transcriptional regulator; the protein is MAEKTRYSDEELQEFKELILEKLEKAKRDYEVLKASISGSDGNDIADTSPTFKVLEEGASVLSKEEAGRLAQRQAKFIAHLEAALVRIENKTYGICRVTGKLISKERLRAVPHATLSMDAKMGQDS
- the ileS gene encoding isoleucine--tRNA ligase, producing the protein MDKKFQEYKGLDLSQVNKDVLKEWESNNTFEQSLKNREGHPSFVFFEGPPSANGMPGIHHVMARTIKDIICRYKTLQGFLVERKAGWDTHGLPVELGVEKKLGITKENIGKTISVADYNKECRSDVMKFTREWEDLTNKMGYWVDMSNPYITYDNRYIETLWYLLKQLYEKGFLYKGYTIQPYSPAAGTGLSTHELNQPGCYRDVKDTTCVALFKVIRDEKSEKLFAFSDEVYFTAWTTTPWTLPSNTALAVGPNITYLEVKTYNPYTFRPVTIIMAKDRFSAYFNKKAEGIALEDYKEGDKLIPYQIVAEYKGPELEGMRYEQLLPWMQPMGDAFRVILGDYVTTEDGTGIVHIAPTFGADDDRVAKMAGIAPLQLIDKEGSKQPMVDKRGRLFRIEDIDPEYLKNHVNTDLYSEFAGRFVKNAYDPNLTENDTTLDIDLSILLKRENKAFKVEKHEHNYPHCWRTDKPVLYYPLDSWFIKTTAVRDRMIELNKTINWKPASTGEGRFGKWLENLVDWNLSRSRYWGTPLPIWVSEDGTEKKCIGSVKELVEEIEKAIQAGIMKENPFKDFKVGDYSKENYEKIDLHRPYVDDIILVSPTGQPMYREKDLIDVWFDSGAMPYAQVHYPFENKELIDNRIHFPADFIAEGVDQTRGWFFTLHAIATMVFDSVAFKNIISNGLVLDAKGNKMSKRLGNAVDPFDTIEKQGSDPLRWYMITNSQPWDNLKFDIAGVEEVKRKFFGTLYNTYSFFALYANIDKFTYAEAEVPFNERPEIDRWILSLLNSLIKEVTEAYEKYEPTRAGRAIQDFVIENLSNWYVRLSRKRYWGGEQTTDKLSAYQTLYTCLETVAILSSPIAPFYMDRLFTDLNKVTGRYTTDVHLVDFPVADDSMIDKQLEERMNMAQQISSMVLGLRRKVQIRVRQPLSKLLIPILNDEMTTQLDAVKNIILSEVNVKEIEYITDTAGILVKKIKPNFKTLGPKYGKYMKQISALVAEMNQNDIYNFEKQGTYSLEVGTETLELTLEDVEILSEDIPGWLVANEGRLTVALDINITKELREEGIARELINRIQNLRKESDFNVTDKIDLYIGKHKEINEAVENFKAYIASQVLAENVTLIDKAEDGAQPIEIDDIQTFIKIQKM